The genomic window TGTCGATTCAAATATTTCATAATTGGGATTTGCCATAGTATTAATTCCATGCCGTGTTCATTAATATATTCCACTAACATTTTAGGATTTGGCCACCTCCCCCATTCAGGATAAGTGAAATCTTCATATGATAGAGCATAAGATCCGTCAGTTGGTTCATAAATGGCATCATTAAAAATGTAGTAAGTTGTTTCATCACTCCATTGTTCTAATACAAGAACAGTAGATGGAATTTCAAGTTCAGTAGTTATATCTACTTGAGCTCGAACCACTTCATCTCTATCCCAGTTGTTACTAGACATCCAAGGACCGAATGCCCAAGTTGGCAACATATCAGCTGGCCCTGTTTGTTTAGTAAAGTCACTAACTATTTCTAATGGGGTACCTTTGTAGAATTGAATGCTAGCTTCACCTTGAGGGTGTTGAGATATCGATATACTCAAAAGGTCGTCAAACTCTTTCGCAAAATCAAATCGAGTATATTTACTTGTATCAACATGCAATCCATAGCCCAAGGAGCTAATATAGAAAGGAATAGGCATATATGTTCTTGCGCCTTGGTCTCTATACTGATTATAAACATAGCAATCTAGTTCTTCTCCTCTGTACTCTAGCTGATGATACCTTTCCCCCATTCCAAAAAATCTTTCTTGGAGAGGACTGTAAAACCGGATAGATAAATCCACCCAATTACCAAAACGATCTACTAATAATGTAATAGGAGCAATATAATGATCTTCATATAACTTAGGAAGACCTTGTTCTGCTAAAATATCATTAACTTTCAACTTATTATCTTTGTGATTTGAACAATTCTTTTTAAGAATTTGTATCGATTTTTGACCTAAATCAATAGTTAAAGACAAGGGACTGTGAGCATGCTCTGGCCAAAATTCAAACTTTTGATCACTCACCTGTTGCCCCGACACCCCCCGAATGTCTATCTTTTCTAATGGATAAAAAGTATATGGAGGTGATGTAATTGTTTTTTCATTCTCTTTCCATTCAATATAATAAACTACTTCTTCATGTGCAGAGTATGAACCAATGTTTGCCTTCCAATACGGTTTCTTTCCATTTATATAATTTGCTGTCTTGACCATTGTTTCAGAAGAGGTTTTTACATAAACATTAGCTGATGCTTCTGACGAAAAAGGAGCGGTAAACTGAACGTTTACTTCTTCCCCTTCAACCGGTACTCTGGGAAATCGTTCAAAAACTTGGGGCTCATATTTATTCTCATTCCCAAACGGTTCATGCGTAATTGTTACATCGTTTTGTTTAGAAGATATATAAGTATCGATTATTCTTTTTATGTGTAAAGTAGTTTCGTCTGTTTCCTTCATTAGATTTAGGTAATACTCAAGTTCTGCATGTTCACCCTTTTCTAAGAAATACCATGCCATTAATCCTACAGATAACTCTGAATGCTCATTACTTAGTGGAGATGCATATACGTTCTCTTGTTTAACTAATGAACTTTCTATTTCCTTTACTGCCTCCACCATTACCAAATCCTCTGGAGAAAACAAACCGAATGGAAGAACAGTTAATAACAAGTCTGTTGAAGCAAACGGATGCGTGGGTGAACAAATTACCATTCCTCCTTTAAGATGTTTTTCAAATACACGATCTCTAATTGCTGTTGCTGTTTTCTGAATTATAGGTTCATACCCTACATTTTTCAGATTCATTAGAGTAGCATAGTAAATAGCTAAATGGACAGTAAAAACATCTCTCGATAAGGATAGATAAAGATGATTCTCGGCTTCGCTCCAATTTCCTTCAATCCATTGAACCGTCTGAAAAATAAACTCTTTATATTCAGCTATGAGCTGTCTATTTTTAAACCTTAATACTTGCTCGGTTAACAGCCATGTAAACATCGATTTCTCTACTGGACCGAGTGTTGACTTATGAATCGTTTCTCTCCATAAAAGTATTGCTTCCTCTTCCTTCTCATTCAGTTGCAGATTATGAATCTCTAAAAATATCGAAAGGTTGATGTTTCCAGTCTTATTCATCATCTCACCCTTTCCTCCAATTGAGTCAATATATGTTGTCCAGATGAAACAGCAGAAATAAATTCAGCACACGCCCATGTAAGTGGGTTGATAAAACATAACTCTTCTGAGTTGCCATCGATAGCCTCCGGTAACAACCCGTATGCATTAGAGTGATTCACCATCCAATTAATCATAAGTAAATAGTTTTCATTGTTATTTAATAGTATCTGACATTGAGCGTTGGCCGCAGTATTAAAAATCCATGGCCCATGATGGTATTCTTGCTCGCTATAACCGATACCATATTTGTAAAATGATTGATTTTGCAAAGATTTGTCGACCATTTCTTTGAAATTGGCTGATATTGGATACCCGTATAAAGGGCCGAAAAATTGAGGTGAATCATATTTTCTCACTAACTCTTCTACATACTCTACATATCCATAGCCATATCGACATATCTCACTGATCCAAGTCTCGTTTTCTATATGATTTAAAATAGAATTTGCAAGCTCTTCCCATTTTGCTTCATGAATGAGGTCTTCATGGAGTATGGCAATACGACTGGCAGCAAATAGCCCCCCGGCAATAAACATATTAGAAGAAGTAATATATGCAGGACCAAAAACCCCTTCATTTACGCCGCCTTCTGGTCCAATTAGTCCACCTTTACGTTTAAAATCAAAAAGGACATTGGCAACTTGTTTTATTTTTTTAAAACTAACTGCCCATTCTCCTGTTCTCTCATAATACTTTTCTACTAAGTATAAAAAATAACCTTGTGAATCAAGCTGATGAAAAACATTGTTGTTGGCACCTTCACTAGGTTCCCCAACAGCATTGTATCGCTGAAAAAACTCACCCTTGTTATCTTTGGTTTTCCTTGACGCTGCATACACTATGATGCTTTTGGCCTCTGAGTAATATCCAGCCATTATGAAAGCTTTAGCAATCATTAATGCATCTCTTGCGTAATAACTAGGTGAGCCATCTGAATAATAATGTCCTGTCATATCTGCAGGTACAAAACCATCTAGTAAACTAGCCTTTAACGCAATTAAGTTCGTTTGGACAACAGATTTTAAATCACCTGGAAGTTGATCAATGCTCAAAGCTCCAGTATTTAACCAATCCTTCCAATTAACTCTAGCGGTCTCTAATATGGTATTCCAGTTAACATTTCTGTTACTTATAATTTTAGAAAAAGATGCCTGGATCATCCATTTAAATGTTATAGATTGGTTAGCCTCAACCTCAATCCTTCTTTGGGTGACGACCCCAATCATTGAGTCGTTAGAAAAAGCTTCTATTGGGTCACTGTCTTTTACATTAAAAATTTGCTGCAAAGTTCTGTATACAAATCCGGTTGGACTCTCTTTGTAAAAACGAATTTCTTCTACATGTTCTCCCAAAATATCCAACCTTGTCTGTTTATTCTCCCAAGATAGAACTTGATTTTCATAAGAAAGCTTTTGATAAC from Bacillus sp. HMF5848 includes these protein-coding regions:
- a CDS encoding TIM-barrel domain-containing protein, with the protein product MMNKTGNINLSIFLEIHNLQLNEKEEEAILLWRETIHKSTLGPVEKSMFTWLLTEQVLRFKNRQLIAEYKEFIFQTVQWIEGNWSEAENHLYLSLSRDVFTVHLAIYYATLMNLKNVGYEPIIQKTATAIRDRVFEKHLKGGMVICSPTHPFASTDLLLTVLPFGLFSPEDLVMVEAVKEIESSLVKQENVYASPLSNEHSELSVGLMAWYFLEKGEHAELEYYLNLMKETDETTLHIKRIIDTYISSKQNDVTITHEPFGNENKYEPQVFERFPRVPVEGEEVNVQFTAPFSSEASANVYVKTSSETMVKTANYINGKKPYWKANIGSYSAHEEVVYYIEWKENEKTITSPPYTFYPLEKIDIRGVSGQQVSDQKFEFWPEHAHSPLSLTIDLGQKSIQILKKNCSNHKDNKLKVNDILAEQGLPKLYEDHYIAPITLLVDRFGNWVDLSIRFYSPLQERFFGMGERYHQLEYRGEELDCYVYNQYRDQGARTYMPIPFYISSLGYGLHVDTSKYTRFDFAKEFDDLLSISISQHPQGEASIQFYKGTPLEIVSDFTKQTGPADMLPTWAFGPWMSSNNWDRDEVVRAQVDITTELEIPSTVLVLEQWSDETTYYIFNDAIYEPTDGSYALSYEDFTYPEWGRWPNPKMLVEYINEHGMELILWQIPIMKYLNRQHHPQKDNDEAYMIDQLYYIKDKHGKPYRIPEGWFKESLLMDFSNLQGAKWWFEKRKYLLDIGVAGFKTDGGEMVFGEDIQFADMRLGSEMRNEYPNDYIKAYYDFAQEYRPNNTMTFSRAGYTGAQKFPAHWAGDERSTFAAFKRSLIAGLSSGLSGVIMWGWDLAGFNGDIPTAELFIRSAQMAAFCPIMQYHAESKAEFNQDRTPWNVAKRTKDDRAINGYRFFANVRMNLLPYIVEQARLATSKGIPLMRAMVLECPSDPKTYSLYDQYFFGDNLLVAPIIEERAERRKVYLPSNKWVNLFNKEVFQGSQFIEVDAPLMEIPVFQKNNSCIITNLSETNPKLGSYVGNSVTLYNYPALHISADQSFSYEGIDHLNEKWVVNVSLLDDSTVLISIDSCHDKLSIVYTNTFENNISLQISERSEQIEVASGETVFIEIE